The stretch of DNA ATCCATTATCAGGGACGATTTCTGAAGACGGGGATATTGATCAACGTCCCATTGGTGTAATGGTTAACAATCACCGATCTGCTCGACCTCAATCTGGTTTATCTAACGCTGATATTGTCTATGAAGTATTAGCTGAAGGTACAATAACTCGATTTCTTGCAATCTATCAAAGTGAGTTGCCGGAAGTAGTGGGTCCTGTTCGGAGTGCAAGAGAGTACTATGCAGATATTGCGAATGGATACAATAGTATATATGTATATCATGGTGCCGCTAATTTTGTAAATGATATCATTGCTTCTAAAGGAATTGATCATTTAAATGGTTCTACTTATGATAACGATGGACATTTATTTAAAAGAGAGAGCTTTAGAAAAGCACCACATAATTCCTATTTGCAACTATCAGCCGTGAACGAAGTAGCTAGCGAAAAAGGTTTTGAAATATCAAATTCGGTTGAACCGTTTGAGTTTTTAACAAATACGGATGTAGAAGGCTTAACTGGAGATTCGGCGAATAGAATTGAAGTTGTCTACAGTAGTAATCCTACAAATGTGGTAGAATATATATACCAAGAAGATAAAGGTACTTATACTCGCTTAAGTGATGGGGTCCAGACCGTTGAATTACAAACAGATCAACCAATAGAAGTGGAGAATATATTTGTCTTAGAGACCGGCCACGAAGTAATTGATGATGCAGGCAGAAGAGCAGTTGATTTAACAAGCGGGGGATCTGCTTATTTAATTCAGCATGGACAATATCAGAAGGTGGAGTGGGAAAATAGAGACGGAAGAATTGTACCAATAAAAGATGGTAAGGAACTTGGATTTATT from Oceanobacillus iheyensis HTE831 encodes:
- a CDS encoding DUF3048 domain-containing protein, which encodes MKRVGFIILLIISLLIACEEENHDASTNTQKQPGVDKKEQVTDSRSQEIYPLSGTISEDGDIDQRPIGVMVNNHRSARPQSGLSNADIVYEVLAEGTITRFLAIYQSELPEVVGPVRSAREYYADIANGYNSIYVYHGAANFVNDIIASKGIDHLNGSTYDNDGHLFKRESFRKAPHNSYLQLSAVNEVASEKGFEISNSVEPFEFLTNTDVEGLTGDSANRIEVVYSSNPTNVVEYIYQEDKGTYTRLSDGVQTVELQTDQPIEVENIFVLETGHEVIDDAGRRAVDLTSGGSAYLIQHGQYQKVEWENRDGRIVPIKDGKELGFIPGMTWVNIVPSSDPGMEQAVTISN